The Ictidomys tridecemlineatus isolate mIctTri1 chromosome 6, mIctTri1.hap1, whole genome shotgun sequence genome includes a region encoding these proteins:
- the LOC144364878 gene encoding uncharacterized protein LOC144364878, with translation MGNTLTTPLSLTLDHWQDVQKRANNLSVTVKKKKWKTLCASEWPTFNTSWPPEGTFNIDSILQVKSRIFIQGPQGHPDQIPYIITWEDLASTPPSWVAPFSPPKSPSSSSPLEPSAPLLPVPPLLPPQTSQLYPVLDKSETSTKPGATPKKVLPPEDSALIDLLADEPPPYQPQPLPALGSNPPSSEEEEDDQEGPTASAPPDPSPMVGQLRGRRDHTAPGDTSRVLPLRQMGGPNGQYQYWPFSASDLYNWKTHNPSFAKDPVTLTSLIESILVTHQPRRNKKFFWKLAKMYQGMMGDLPNSQI, from the coding sequence ATGGGGAACACCCTAACTACCCCTTTGAGCCTTACTCTAGATCATTGGCAGGACGTCCAAAAGCGCGCAAACAACTTGTCCGTGACggtcaaaaagaagaaatggaaaactctctgtgcctcagaatggcctACATTCAATACCAGCTGGCCTCCTGAAGGAACCTTTAACATTGATTCTATCTTACAGGTGAAGTCTCGAATCTTCATCCAAGGTCCTCAGGGACACCCTGATCAAATACCCTATATTATTACTTGGGAAGATTTAGCTTCCACGCCACCCTCCTGGGtagctcctttctctcctcctaagtctccttcttcttcttctcccctcgAGCCCTCTGCCCCTCTCCTTCCAGTTCCTCCTCTTCTACCCCCTCAAacctcccaactttaccctgttcTCGACAAATCTGAAACTTCAACTAAGCCAGGGGCAACACCAAAGAAGGTTTTGCCACCAGAAGACTCAGCCCTAATTGACCTGCTAGCTGATGAGCCTCCTCCTtatcagccccagcccttgccagCCCTTGGGTCCAATCCACCTTCCtcggaggaagaagaagatgacCAAGAGGGTCCAACAGCCAGTGCTCCCCCAGATCCATCCCCCATGGTGGGACAGCTCCGAGGACGACGGGATCACACTGCACCAGGGGACACTTCTAGAGTTCTCCCCCTGCGGCAAATGGGGGGTCCCAATGGCCAATATCAGTATTGGCCATTCTCAGCCTCTGACCTTTATAACTGGAAAACTCATAATCCTTCCTTTGCTAAAGACCCTGTAACTTTAACCTCTCTGATTGAATCTATTCTAGTGACTCACCAGCCaaggagaaacaaaaagttctttTGGAAGCTCGCAAAAATGTACCAGGGGATGATGGGCGACCTACCCAACTCCCAAATTTGA